aagaaaatcagtttaaGTAATTTAATGATTTCCTAACAATTGAAAAGAATGGTTTCCTAATTCCTCATTGCCTGCAGCCTATCGCCATCTGCTGTTTCATGAGAGCAGTACTTCTTGAGGATGGCCCACCAGACAACCAGTCCTCTAAGTAGCATCAGGTTAGACAGAGAAAGTAGCACCGGATATGAAGGGATTTTGCCTTCCAAATAAAACCGTAACTTTTGTAACGAATGACATGACGGTAGTTATCAACGCTAAACGTGTTTAACTTAAACACGACAATCATGTAAATTAAGTAGTATGAAGGGTAATTGTTTTTAAGGGTTAAATGCCTAACGGAAGTGACCGTGTTGACCATgctagtttttattttgaaaaacaaaaagaaccgGAAACTCGTCGTATTCGGTTGATCCGGGTCAGCTTGACGCTGGTCCTGCTGGTCCCAGCTGTCAGCCACGTCACCTCCTCTGAATCAACTTTCCTCTCGGGCCGCtgctgcacacccacacacacaacacgcacacgcacagcaGAGTTTGTGAGCGGAATCAATACACACTTTACTTGTGAGTCCGCACGCCCTTAGATAACGACACGGCGCGCGCTTTGGACAAAGCAGAAGTCCTcctttatttttgacattttcatttcgtctcctccttttttcccttttttttttgcgttcGCTTTTTTGAGGCTGAACAACTCTGGCCTGTCTCCTGAGGACGTGTGAGGCCTGTTGTACGGTGTTGGCATCAAGCTTTTGTTGTTGAAGCGGATCTTAAGCAACATGAACGTCTTTCGCCTGGCGGGTGACGTGTCACATCTGGTGGCTATCATCATCCTGTTGCTGAAGATATGGAGGTCCAGGTCCTGTGCTGGTAGGCTCACACTGCCGTCACTGCACTTTAATCCCGCTGAGGGCTGTCATGACTGGACGGCCTCTCTCTAGCAATATGCATGCTGCACTACAGTATAGATCCAGCAGTGGCTCGGTATTCACAAATACGTTGTAGATAGCAGATAAGTGTGTTACTGGGGGTATTTGCATAACGCTGAGTGGTTCAGCAGAAGTGCAAGCTACGTGGCAATGTTAACAAAGCAATCTGCTGCCTGCTCCACCTATGAAACAGCAGCCTACATCTTTAAAAGAAACTAAATCTCCATTGTAGCTGCTTACGTCTCTGTTAGATcaaaacattttgagaaatttaacagtttcctctcctctctgtgagcTGTTCTGCTGTATCATCTGTTTTAGGCATTGATTAATCTCATTTTAATGATTGGGTTTTTGGTCTTCAGGCATCTCTGGGAAGTCTCAGGTGCTGTTTGCACTAGTTTTCACCACCAGGTACCTTGACTTGTTCACGGTCTTCATTTCTCCGTACAACACGGTGATGAAGGTAAGCgtgtagcacacacacagagttaaatacacacatgtatttaCACATGTACTGTAAGTTAGACCTGCCGACCACTGACAGACTTCATGTCTTATTatcagtgtttcactgtgtttacatgaaTGTTCCAAGGCCAATAATCAATACTCTGGTCTCAGGTGGTCTTCCTGGCTATGTCCTATGCCACTGTGTACCTGATCTACATGCGCTTCAGGAACACATACGACTTGGAGAGCGACACTTTCCGTGTGGAGTTTCTGTTGGTGCCAGTCATCGGACTGTCCTTCCTGGAGAACTACGCCTTCACCCCACTGGAGGTAAATAAGCACTCAGTGTCTTCAGTACTGCAGGATGGGACACAAAATGAGTCCTGCATCCGAGAATACAGTTGTATCATTTAAGTTTCAGCAGGCCAGATTTATTAttagtttaagttttattttttcttgattttattATATGCATGTACTTTTAGCTTGCCTCATTAAGACACCTCTTCTCATATTTATTCTTAGCCTCTACATTTGAAAGTTTAATTTCACCACAACTCATGTGTCTCCCTCCTGCCGATTCCACCCAGATCCTTTGGACCTTCTCCATCTTCCTGGAGGCAGTGGCCATAATGCCGCAACTCTTCATGATCACCAACACCGGCGAGGCGGAGTCCATCACTACCCATTACCTGTTCTTCCTGGGCCTCTACCGAGCCCTCTACATAGCCAACTGGATGTGGCGTTACCACACAGAGGGCTTCTTTGACCAGATCGCAGTGGTGTCTGGCGTCGTGCAGACCATTTTCTACTGTGATTTCTTCTACCTTTACGTCACAAAGGGTGAGTGAAGACTGTTGTAAACCAGTCCATTTGTTAACATAAGTGGTCATAATAgttatattgtttttatgtttatagtTCTTATTTATAGAGCTACTGCTAACAGGTATTTTGACTTGAGTAACTGCTCAATCACTTGATGTGTGAagtataaaaaagaaaataatttattaaactAGCCCaaacttttgtcttttgtttttcaaaaatacCCAAACCAACATTTTCTAATGATATGAAACAAAGGGAGTAAGCAGAATGCAGTATATGTTGGTATTTTTCCTTGATACACAGattgtgagatgtttagtttcATTCCTGCCTTTTCAGTTGAGGGGCGTATGGATCCTTCTACACTGCAGTTAAAGCAAAGAGTGTGAATCTGGTTGAAGAGTGTGAGTCTAGCGTTTGGTGTCAGCTCACCTGGTAAACAGAGAAGaagttaaatgttttaaaatccagctgTTCTCTCACACCTGGTTCGTTCTCCCTCTTTGCCCCCCTGCCTGTCCGCAGTGCTTCGAGGAAAAGGGAAGATGACCCTGCCGATGCCCGTTTAAAGACGGACATCTGCGCCCTAAACAGCCGCCCATCTGTGCCTGCTCACAGCTCAGCGCCCGAACACAGACCTTGCCCTTCAACTGTACATGTATTTAGCAATGGGACTAATGGTCTGATGTCATTCTGTAGGCCAAAATGAGTGCACCTCTACAAATTGaatttctgtcagactgtgtgtgagtctatgtgtttgtgagtgtgtgtgcatatgtatgcatatatgctctggtgtgtttgtaagtttgtgatttgggttttttttttttcctttcataagATGCAAATGTGACACTTGAAATGTGTCCCTGGTGTGCACGTGGAACTTTCAAAGAATTCAGGCAGGGCTGAACACTATGGAGACTGTGTATTTGTCCTTACTTTCCCCCTCTTTTAAGTACTGAGCAATCCGTTGGCCTTGAAGACAGTTGTAATATTGAATCCACAGAAGTGTACTTGAGATTGGCCGATGCCTTTTTGTACAGCGCATAGTCAGATTGTCTGTAGCTTTAGTttccacacagtacagatccaGATCCGGTTTCTCCTGTGTTAAAGTTGTAAGAGCGCCCAGACCTTCATGTCAAAGGTTCTACCACTTTGTCTACCACATTTCACAAACTCAGTCTTGATTTTCACTAATGACAAATACTGCAGTGTAAAACTGTACTCTAATCTTCCACAAAGTGTCTTCCTCTTTGGTCCTGTACTGTTAGACACTCCCTAAATAGTTTacttaattatatatattttttcttacttccaattatgttaatgtttagtattttcctcttcagcattgtctttttgtgtttcagtgtatttcttcgtgggagaaaaaaagggcTAAACATTTTGTCATGTCATAAATGAAGCCAAAGATGGAACAGATAACTGCTGTAACGTTTCAGTGAAACAGATGTTGATGTCTTTCCTGGGTCGTTACCTTGACTGAACTGTCCTGTCGTGTCGTTCACAAATGGGAAAATGGCGTTGGAGCATCTTGGAATTTCTGCAGAAGCTTAGATTGACGCTTGCAGATGTGTTACTAATAGACAGTTGAATTGCacaccatttttgtgacattacTTTTATTATAACATGAGACTCTCAATTCAAAGGTGTGGCTTTGTTCTTTGCTGCCAGTCCACATGGGCTGAAACATACCAGGATGTTTACCTTTCTGAAGGGcccgcacacacaaacatgcacatatacatacatgcgTTCTTATGTAAGTGCTGAAAGTGCTGGTGCATTGGGTTGATGTTAAACAAAGACTGATAGCATTAGATGTATGATACACAATGGAAAAAGTGAACTTTCACACATAGTCACCACTATGTTTAATAAAGATCATAGGCCCCACTATGTCCTTGTAtcctgaaaaaaacatgttactgAATGTGGTCAAGTATCCATCAGGGGAAGAacgtttttctgtgtttgtataaCACCTTGCTCCCCTCTCTCACAGCCCCTCCCACCGCTTTTGCGGCCGAACTGATGGAGAGCGGCGATGCAGCCAGAGCTGCTGCCTTCTCCACCACCTTCGCCTTCTTCACCGCTTTCCCTTTCCCTTTATCCTTCCCCATGATCCCTGCGCCCTCTGCAGCACCTTTCCCCAGCGCGGTCACCAGCTCGCACCAGAAAagcctctcctccctcctcctctcctcctcttccctccttctcctcctctcaaaCTCCGGTCCCTGCTCCTCCTTGTCTTCACCCTCCTTATGAGAGGACTCCACTGTTGGCCCTCTTTCTCCCAGAATCCTCTCTTGTGCCTCCCTGATGGCCCTCTCAGCCTCCTTAAACATCTCAGTGTTATAGCAATCTCCtccattttctgccacagtCTTGTCTATCTTCTTCAGGAGTTGTATGACCTGTTGTGTACATTCCGTGGTCTTGTCCTGTTCTCTGTTATCAAAGACGTGATACCCCCCGTGGCAGCTGCTGACAAACTCCAGTAGCTCATGGCTCTCCTCCAGGAAGTCCTTTATGAGTTTCCCCTGCAGCTGGTCTCCCCAGGTGAACAGCACCATGATAAACCTGGTGGCTCCAGGCCCAAATGTAGCCTTGATACACTCCAAGGTGTCCCTCTCCTCCTGCGTGAACCTGCCGGTCTTTACAGTCACCAGGAAGACGTGTGGTCCCGGAGAGGACAGCACAACACACCGCCCCACCTCTGCCATGACCTCCTGAGGGGACAGGTGAGTGTGGAAGAACCCCGGAGTGTCGATCACAGAGATGCTACGCCCATTCACTGTCCCATTCTGTCTTTTGCACTGTGTGGTGACTGAACAGGGGGAGACGTCGACCCAGAAAGAGGACCTGCCCAGGATGGTGTTGCCTGAGGAGCTTCTGCCTGTTCCTGTCCTCCCCAGCAGAACAATCCTCAGAGGCTCAGGTTCTGATGTGGCAGGTGATGCttcacacactgtgactgaaGTACAATCATTGTACATGCAcattattatcttttttataATTATATTAGCCCTTCTGGCAGTAGTACTGTCTAGTCTACTTTAAATAAATACCACTTCATACATTACATACAAATATGTAGACAATATTTGAGATTTAGAatcttatttatatttatttacatatattaaatacctgttattatttttgtgtatattgTAACCCACACGTGCTGCCCTGATCACCAACTTAGTGTGGTATCAGTCATGGACATACCTTCCTCTGACGCAGCATTTTCAGACGATGACATCCTAACAGAGGAACTATGATAAAAAGCCTTTGTTCCGCCGGTTCTCCGGTGACCGAAAATACACAGGGCGGATTCCGTATGCTGTGGCTGCGACTGAGGTGTCGTCTTGCTTTTAATTGTCATTTCATCTCCAGCAAACCTCAGGAAGCATCAGTTTAGTCCGCAGTCCTTGGAAGAGCAGAGGGATGCTCCACACTGCCACCGTGACGCAGGCTGAAGAGCCCTGAAATTATAACACCGAAGAAAAGTTATCATGTGGCGGAGACTGGTCCCTACACCAGAAAACAGCTCTTTATTCATACAGGTACCACCAATGCACGTTGCCATCCTTACTTGTTATAATCACAGTGGTATTTACATAAATGGTGAGATCCTGATATCAAATCTGATGTCAAAAATTATGTGATGCTGCAGTTTCGCGCTGTaaccactggagggcagcaTAAACTCATAATTCTACAATCACTCCGGTAAACTGACACAATCCTATATTAATATTTTCGgttattttttgactttataaAAAACAATAGGCCTACAGATATTCAGACTAATTTAAGCATTAATCAGTAATATGTGCATTGATGTATACTGTTATCAATACATgctagccccccccccccccccttttttttaaagccagcGTACCATCCATGAGTGAgggactgcaaaacaaaatttgGCAAATTAGTGCAAATAGACTGCTGCTTCCACCTGCAGCTATAACATGACTCTTGCCCTACACATTGTAGCAGTCCTCAACAGTCTACAGTCTGCATTGACACTGATTTTACAAATTTAGCATATTGCAGTTACAAAATTTTTTCATACTACTTTGCATCTATCTGTTGGTTTGTCTTTAAGATATATTTGTGCATCACACCAACTGTGctgaaatgtactgtacattttagCAGCAAGCGTAATTGATTGTTGTAGTTCCTCATTTTGACCATTGGAGGGCAATGAACACTAATGAACCAGTGGAGGCACACTTATCGGTGGCTAAAGCAATaatgattaaatgaaataataatgtaaattccagaaaaaaatgtgaccgAGTTCAGCTTTGATCTTCGAATCAGTAACTATTTGATGTTAGGCAGAATATTCTCCaagttaattaaaattttaatagATCCCTTATCAAATTAATGTGTTTACAAAGTACATCTACTCAGGCTACTAATTGCTTGCACAGCAGGGGGAACACTCTCAAGAGATTGTTCAACTAGATTGTCTTGTTAAACCTAAGACTCATAAATGGATATCCCCATGTTTTCACATCATTAGGATGAGATATAATTAATGTGACAATTCACTGCCCTTCAGTGAATCTCTGTTGTGTGTTCACTTCATTAATAACCTGTGTAATTACACATCTTAAAAGAATTGCTCAACCATTCAGGTACTTTCATTAAGTCTAGTTTATTAGACTCCGCCCCATCCCCTGTCCTACCTTAACAGGTGCAACAGGGTATGTCAATAAAATACAGTCTGTACAGACTCATACAGTCTTGAGAAGAAGTCCAATTAGgtaaaataagtgaaaacacctatGTGAGTGTACATACTGTAGGGATGTGCATGGTCTTTAATATGTTGAACTAAAATGTTACAGGCATTGAAGTAGAAATATAAGAAATGCAAAACACCtataaaatgaaacaggaaatgctTAATAACTGTGCAACAGCCTCACAGGAGGTTATTTAAAGGGATTTTTTAAACAACATTATTTTGGGCAGTTCCAACTCACTCAACTTAACATACATAATGACCTTCAGAAAATTTGGGTGTCCACATGTTCATGGCATTTAAATGTTATAACCTACTTACTGtaagtatttctttttttcctgccaaagATAATACCTCGCTTATAATGTGAACTTTGTCCAaagttaattttttaaaaaggtccTGTGGAGGTCAATATGGCTGTGGAAACAGCCACATTGACCCCTGTTGAAAGGCGCTTGACTCCAAAGAAAGGCAATTCCATTCTATTTTGTTCTTCTATCGAATAATCTGTTCTGGTATTTTCAGCTACTTCATGGctctgttgtaaaaaaaaaactatagcaAAGGTTCAGCCGTGAAAACTACTTCACTCTGGCCCTCGTCACACATCCCTAATATCTCTCCACAGCCTTTTATCCAGTCGGTCTAGTCTCCATTGTCCTTGTGGTAACTTGTTTTATTGCGGCATGTCTCTCCCAAACCTTTTATTCAATCAGCACAATTTCCCCTCTCTCTGGTTACTCCCAAAACGGTTAACCAGTCTACTTTTTCCCTAAGCTATAGCTTCAtctctggctgactgactgaaaagaGGAggtaaatatacagtaaatacgGACACAACAATTTAAGGCCAAATTTTTTTACAGAACAAAAAGCCCAGAAATAGACCCAGAAAACATTTTGGGACTGTGTGTGCTACAAAGTAGGTACATGCAAGCAAAGAAATGCAATAGTGGAGATCTTTTTGAAAGCCTGCATTTGAACAGGCCTTTGTAGTGAGGGATCGTTCGTGAAAATGACTGAAGAAACTAAAGAGGAAATCATCCTCTATGTCCTCTCACTACTGTAAGCTGGTATCTTGAGTTTGGACTGTTTTGCAGCACTCACAGTTTGACttaatacttttctttgtctgaattttgtgtgtgtgtgtaagtttcAGCTGAAGTGGATGCCAACAAATGACAGCAGTTACTGTATAATCAACAGGATTAGAAATCTCACTACTGCTTTGTTAACAAATGCCAAAAGTTCACAGAGGTAAACCAAAGAGAACCACAGTGTAACAGCTTTTCATAGACTGCAAAGCAAACACTTCCATTTTACTGAACTGTATGCATTTAATGAGTTTGTTTACTAGCTTCAACAAGCAGCAATGTTGCTTTGTGCTGTAGTGAGTGATGGATTTTCAAGCCATAAAAACTGTTACTATAACTTAGATTACGCACACAGGAAGGTCTACTGGACTGTACATTAGAAAAGACAAACTACAGGTCCAGAAATGTGCAAACCATGTAAATTAGTCTAGTGATGGcatctttcttttaattttccACATCCATTTTTAGATCAGCTGCAATGATGTGGAAGATGAAGTTGCATCTAGATGTCACTTAAATTTTTCCTAGCAATAGTTCATATTAACTGTGCAAATGGACACAGTTATTTACAAAGCACATGGATTATTCTCTATGAGTCAAAGGTGTGCAGCCTACTGAGGTTTAAAATTGATACAAGTTCAAAGTAGGCTGTGACTTGAGTCGATATCAGGATGAGCTGCTGGAGGGTCTGTCCCACTCCACCTGGTTTCTCACAGGAAAGCATGCTCCCTTGCTGGACACCTGCTGCATCTCTGTATCCTGTGGAGGAAAATCCCATCTCAAAACAGGCACATCACCACCAGTGGCACTCAACATGTTATGAGAAGCCGGTAAGTCCTGTCCTTGCGACACCATAttctcattgtgtgtgtctgtcacgtTGCTGCCATTGTTACAGAGCAGGTCAGGTTGTGAGAGACACCCAGCTCCGTTCATCAAATCTGAATTCCCTAAGTCAAAGAAGCTGTTGTGTTCACCAATCCCCAATCCAAAGCTCTCTAGCATATCCATTACTGACGGCGTGGGCGGGCCACTGGGGATCTCCTCCTCAATAAGACTCAGTGTGGGCAAGATGTCCACCAGCTCTGCCATCTCCATTGGTCGGATTACCTCAGTGATGCTGGAAGGAAAGTCCTGTTCAGCGCTGTAGGACTCCTGCGTGTCCAAAGCCGTGTACCCCGCTTCCAGCTGTGCAACAGCGGCAGGCTC
The window above is part of the Toxotes jaculatrix isolate fToxJac2 chromosome 18, fToxJac2.pri, whole genome shotgun sequence genome. Proteins encoded here:
- the kdelr3 gene encoding ER lumen protein-retaining receptor 3 codes for the protein MNVFRLAGDVSHLVAIIILLLKIWRSRSCAGISGKSQVLFALVFTTRYLDLFTVFISPYNTVMKVVFLAMSYATVYLIYMRFRNTYDLESDTFRVEFLLVPVIGLSFLENYAFTPLEILWTFSIFLEAVAIMPQLFMITNTGEAESITTHYLFFLGLYRALYIANWMWRYHTEGFFDQIAVVSGVVQTIFYCDFFYLYVTKVLRGKGKMTLPMPV
- the LOC121198287 gene encoding GTPase IMAP family member 7-like, encoding MSSSENAASEEVCEASPATSEPEPLRIVLLGRTGTGRSSSGNTILGRSSFWVDVSPCSVTTQCKRQNGTVNGRSISVIDTPGFFHTHLSPQEVMAEVGRCVVLSSPGPHVFLVTVKTGRFTQEERDTLECIKATFGPGATRFIMVLFTWGDQLQGKLIKDFLEESHELLEFVSSCHGGYHVFDNREQDKTTECTQQVIQLLKKIDKTVAENGGDCYNTEMFKEAERAIREAQERILGERGPTVESSHKEGEDKEEQGPEFERRRRREEEERRREERLFWCELVTALGKGAAEGAGIMGKDKGKGKAVKKAKVVEKAAALAASPLSISSAAKAVGGAVREGSKVLYKHRKTFFP